From Microbacterium croceum, a single genomic window includes:
- a CDS encoding amylo-alpha-1,6-glucosidase encodes MTDAAGLAALAGRHLDLVTAPFTLPRSRVLVFRADDGDGVRVHTSEYERRLSDCRVLDELTVVDAAGVVLPVSAVLPGRVTFGDRATLTFADPSTLSIGPSTRSGTQGALHLRLRHPDGRSEEHALGDGIRLRVAGDRTVTVEQGDHEADLSATARIWTDWFAKCPIVRDDLQEMAAFCWWVLGANIVELPSLGDARAIVPSKIGYVGLWQWDAYFIAVGLRHGDPELAREQLDIAFRFPQPDGQLPDVVHELGVLATSDDLPEGDRANLRRAGSQIADPSAPVPLTKPPLAAWALRKVLAVQDDPDYARTQLARVIRSQDWWFAGSDLDHDGMPEYGHPYSSGLDDSPIFDGPLPTSAPDLGAYLVRQDREIADLLRRYEPAVDVSRFEERAAATQELLLGMWDADRGRFLAHGGGEPQRSDTVVGLMPLLTGALPEAIADALCAAVDDPQRYALPWGLPTVAASDPDFSDERMWRGPIWVNTSMLVAEGLEASGYPERARALREQTVALVIHAGGPHEYYNPHTGRKARTATTAFGWSAALFIDLAVTLSA; translated from the coding sequence ATGACGGATGCCGCCGGGCTGGCCGCCCTCGCCGGACGACACCTCGACCTGGTCACCGCCCCGTTCACGCTGCCGCGGTCGCGCGTGCTCGTGTTCCGCGCTGACGACGGTGACGGCGTGCGCGTGCACACCTCGGAGTATGAGCGCCGGCTCTCGGACTGCCGCGTGCTCGACGAACTGACGGTGGTGGATGCCGCCGGCGTCGTGCTTCCGGTCTCTGCGGTGCTGCCGGGGCGGGTGACGTTCGGCGATCGCGCGACGCTCACGTTCGCGGACCCCTCGACGCTGAGCATCGGCCCTTCGACAAGGTCAGGGACCCAGGGGGCGTTGCACCTGCGGCTTCGGCATCCGGACGGGCGGAGCGAGGAGCATGCGCTGGGCGACGGCATCCGGCTGCGTGTGGCCGGTGATCGCACCGTGACCGTCGAGCAGGGCGACCACGAAGCAGACCTATCGGCGACCGCGCGCATCTGGACGGACTGGTTCGCGAAGTGCCCGATCGTGCGCGACGACCTGCAGGAGATGGCCGCGTTCTGCTGGTGGGTGCTCGGCGCGAACATCGTCGAGCTGCCGTCGCTGGGCGATGCCAGAGCGATCGTGCCGTCGAAGATCGGCTACGTGGGGCTGTGGCAATGGGATGCGTACTTCATCGCGGTCGGCCTGCGCCACGGTGACCCGGAGCTGGCACGCGAGCAGCTCGACATCGCGTTCCGGTTCCCTCAGCCCGACGGGCAACTGCCCGATGTCGTGCACGAGCTCGGGGTGCTGGCGACGAGCGACGACCTGCCCGAGGGTGACCGTGCGAACTTGCGCAGGGCCGGGTCGCAGATCGCCGATCCGAGCGCGCCGGTGCCGCTGACCAAACCCCCGCTCGCGGCCTGGGCGCTGCGCAAGGTGCTCGCGGTGCAGGACGACCCCGACTACGCGCGCACCCAGCTCGCCCGCGTCATCCGTTCGCAGGACTGGTGGTTCGCGGGCAGCGACCTCGATCACGACGGGATGCCGGAGTACGGGCATCCGTACTCCTCCGGCCTGGACGATAGCCCGATCTTCGACGGTCCGCTGCCGACCTCGGCACCGGATCTGGGTGCGTACCTGGTGCGACAGGACCGTGAGATCGCCGACCTCCTGCGTCGCTACGAGCCCGCGGTCGACGTCTCGCGTTTCGAGGAGCGTGCGGCGGCGACGCAGGAGCTGCTGCTCGGGATGTGGGATGCCGATCGCGGCCGCTTCCTCGCGCACGGCGGCGGCGAGCCGCAGCGGAGCGACACCGTCGTGGGGCTCATGCCGCTGCTCACCGGCGCTCTGCCCGAGGCGATCGCGGACGCCCTGTGCGCGGCCGTCGATGACCCGCAGCGATACGCGCTGCCATGGGGGCTGCCGACCGTCGCGGCGTCCGACCCCGACTTCTCTGACGAGCGGATGTGGCGGGGACCGATCTGGGTCAACACGAGCATGCTCGTCGCCGAAGGGCTCGAGGCCTCGGGGTACCCCGAGCGCGCCCGCGCGCTGCGCGAGCAGACCGTGGCGCTCGTGATCCACGCCGGCGGCCCGCACGAGTACTACAACCCGCACACCGGCCGGAAGGCCCGCACCGCGACGACCGCCTTCGGCTGGTCGGCCGCGCTGTTCATCGACCTGGCCGTCACACTGAGCGCCTGA
- a CDS encoding SseB family protein, which produces MTETPQETPVAESRPASVLERAIAQGREGRLDPETVLWVIAAGQVLLLNEGEPPESDFPDAPLIVDGPRGRLLAVFTHPDQFGRFAPERVPVLVPAFELLRRVPEFAGLVVNPGSPIGLEVPAEGLRAFVTRLLSPLQEVEGVSALSDMNDESREAAVADLADYGRSVLAPRFPGAELKVVPLPEDDAVYVYPDVRGGGILIVARDKTALFAASSIQVDDAIAEFRNGRRSVIHPMPQADPS; this is translated from the coding sequence GTGACGGAAACCCCTCAGGAGACCCCCGTGGCTGAGTCCCGACCTGCAAGCGTTCTTGAGCGTGCGATTGCACAGGGCCGAGAGGGAAGACTCGACCCCGAAACGGTGTTGTGGGTGATCGCGGCTGGGCAGGTTCTTCTGTTGAACGAAGGGGAACCGCCGGAGTCGGATTTCCCGGATGCGCCACTGATCGTCGACGGGCCGCGTGGCCGGTTGCTCGCGGTGTTCACACACCCGGACCAGTTCGGCAGATTCGCGCCGGAACGTGTGCCCGTGCTCGTTCCGGCGTTCGAACTGCTGCGTCGCGTTCCCGAATTCGCGGGATTGGTCGTCAACCCCGGCAGCCCGATCGGTCTCGAGGTGCCGGCCGAGGGGCTCCGTGCCTTTGTCACACGACTGCTGTCGCCCTTGCAGGAGGTCGAGGGGGTGTCTGCGCTGAGCGACATGAACGACGAGAGCCGCGAGGCCGCCGTGGCGGACCTCGCTGACTACGGCAGGTCGGTGCTGGCTCCAAGGTTCCCGGGAGCTGAGCTGAAGGTCGTGCCCCTGCCAGAGGATGACGCTGTGTACGTGTATCCGGACGTGCGCGGAGGTGGCATCCTGATCGTCGCGCGTGACAAGACAGCGCTGTTCGCGGCGTCGTCGATTCAGGTCGATGACGCGATCGCTGAGTTCCGAAATGGACGCCGCAGCGTCATCCACCCGATGCCACAGGCAGACCCGTCGTGA